From Camelina sativa cultivar DH55 chromosome 7, Cs, whole genome shotgun sequence, one genomic window encodes:
- the LOC104705194 gene encoding expansin-A18-like has product MDQNLYGKCLVIISMMAMIGTSMAAYAGTPWRTASATFYGDETASATMGGACGYGNLRNSGYGVATTALSTALFNDGYACGQCFQVRCVSSPNCYYGSPATVVTATNICPPNYGQASNNGGWCNPPRVHFDLAKPAFMKIANWKAGIVPVSYRRVACRRSGGIRFKFEGNGYWLLVYVMNVGGAGDIKTMAVKGSRTGWINMSHNWGASYQAFSSLYASKLLMGIPPWDHL; this is encoded by the exons atGGATCAAAATTTGTATGGCAAGTGCTTGGTTATTATATCGATGATGGCCATGATCGGAACATCAATGGCCGCATATGCCGGGACCCCATGGCGTACGGCCTCAGCAACTTTTTACGGTGACGAGACCGCCAGCGCAACTATGG GTGGGGCTTGTGGATATGGTAACCTACGGAACAGTGGCTACGGCGTAGCCACGACTGCGTTGAGCACAGCACTGTTCAACGACGGTTACGCATGCGGTCAATGTTTCCAGGTAAGGTGTGTGTCGTCGCCTAACTGCTACTACGGTTCACCAGCCACCGTGGTGACAGCGACCAACATATGTCCACCAAATTATGGCCAAGCCTCCAACAATGGTGGATGGTGTAATCCACCACGAGTCCATTTTGATTTGGCTAAACCAGCTTTCATGAAGATCGCCAATTGGAAGGCTGGAATCGTCCCCGTCTCATACCGCAG AGTGGCATGTAGGAGGAGCGGAGGAATAAGATTCAAATTTGAAGGAAATGGGTATTGGCTACTGGTGTACGTGATGAACGTAGGTGGTGCAGGTGACATCAAGACCATGGCCGTTAAAGGTAGCCGCACAGGCTGGATCAACATGAGCCATAATTGGGGAGCTTCGTACCAAGCTTTCTCTTCTCTATATG